One genomic segment of Panicum virgatum strain AP13 chromosome 2N, P.virgatum_v5, whole genome shotgun sequence includes these proteins:
- the LOC120660190 gene encoding serine/threonine-protein phosphatase 2A 65 kDa regulatory subunit A beta isoform-like isoform X2 codes for MPPVRLTVSTFPSHSASRNLLASPSGPPPHPPISLSLSAARPRELLGPAPSPAAISAAARSETLGVQKSSINLMAMIDELLYPIAVLIDELKNEDIQLRLNSIRKLSTIARALGEERTRKELIPFLSENNDDEDEVLLAMAEELGVFIPYVGGVEHAHVLLPPLETLCTVEETCVREKAVESLCRVGAQMKESDIVDWFIPAVKRLAAGEWFTARVSSCGLFHIAYPSAPDQLKAELRTIYGQLCQDDMPMVRRAAASNLGKFAATVEQSHLKTEIMSIFDDLTQDDQDSVRLLAVEGCAALGKLLEPQDCVAHILPVIVNFSQDKSWRVRYMVANQLYELCEAVGPEPTRADLVPAYVRLLRDNEAEVRIAAAGKVTKFCRILSPQLAIQHILPCVKELSSDSSQHVRSALASVIMGMAPVLGKDATIEQLLPIFLSLLKDEFPDVRLNIISKLDQVNQVIGIDLLSQSLLPAIVELAEDRHWRVRLAIIEYIPLLASQLGVGFFDDKLGALCMQWLEDKVFSIRDAAANNLKRLAEEFGPEWAMHHIIPQVLEKINNSHYLYRMTILQAISLLAPVMGAEITCQKLLPVVINSSKDRVPNIKFNVAKVLQSLIPFLDQSTVRPCLVELSEDPDVDVRYYANQALQACDQMMVSS; via the exons ATGCCTCCCGTCCGTCTGACCGTCTCGACCTTCCCATCGCATTCCGCGAGCCGCAACCTTCTGGCCTCCCCCTCCGGCCCTCCCCCTCACCcccctatctctctctctctctcagcggCGAGGCCTCGGGAGCTCCTAGGGCCTGCCCCTTCTCCGGCCGCCatatccgccgccgcccgatccGAGACCCTCGGAGTTCAG AAATCCTCGATAAACCTGATGGCTATGATTGATGAGCTTCTGTATCCCATTGCTGTATTGATTGACGAGCTTAAGAATGAGGATATCCAATTGCGTCTAAACTCAATCAGAAAACTTTCCACAATTGCTCGGGCGCTTGGGGAAGAAAGAACCAGAAAGGAACTGATTCCATTTCTTAGTGAAAACAATGACGATGAAGATGAGGTGCTTCTTGCAATGGCCGAGgaattgggtgtgttcattcctTATGTTGGGGGTGTAGAACATGCTCATGTTTTGCTTCCACCATTGGAGACATTGTGTACGGTGGAGGAAACTTGTGTCCGCGAAAAGGCAGTAGAATCTCTGTGCCGTGTTGGTGCACAGATGAAGGAAAGTGACATTGTCGACTGGTTCATTCCAGCAGTAAAG AGGCTAGCAGCAGGTGAGTGGTTTACAGCTCGGGTATCATCCTGTGGTCTTTTCCACATAGCCTATCCAAGTGCACCGGACCAACTGAAAGCAGAATTGAGGACTATATATGGTCAGCTATGTCAGGATGACATGCCTATGGTCAGAAGAGCTGCTGCATCAAATCTTGGAAAGTTTGCTGCCACAGTTGAACAGAGTCATCTGAAGACAGAAATAATGTCTATATTTGATGATCTAACCCAAGATG ATCAAGATTCAGTGCGTTTGTTGGCTGTTGAAGGCTGTGCTGCTCTTGGTAAATTGTTGGAACCACAAGATTGTGTAGCACATATTCTCCCAGTTATCGTCAATTTTTCCCAG GATAAATCCTGGCGTGTTCGTTATATGGTTGCCAATCAATTGTATGAGCTCTGTGAGGCTGTTGGCCCTGAGCCTACAAG AGCTGATTTAGTGCCTGCATATGTTCGTCTCCTTCGTGACAATGAGGCTGAAGTGCGGATAGCAGCTGCTGGAAAAGTTACTAAGTTCTGTCGCATATTAAGTCCGCAGCTTGCAATCCAACATATTCTTCCATGTGTTAAG GAATTGTCATCAGATTCGTCCCAGCATGTTCGTTCAGCTTTGGCTTCAGTCATTATGGGGATGGCTCCTGTATTGGGGAAG GATGCTACCATTGAACAGCTTCttcctatttttctttctttgttgaAGGATGAGTTTCCTGATGTTCGACTCAACATAATCAGCAAACTTGATCAAGTTAATCAG GTTATTGGAATTGATTTGCTGTCTCAATCACTGCTACCAGCCATTGTAGAACTTGCAGAGGATAGGCACTGGAGAGTCCGGCTTGCAATAATTGAGTACATCCCATTGTTGGCAAGTCAGTTAGGTGTTGGGTTTTTTGATGACAAGTTGGGTGCACTCTGCATGCAATGGTTGGAAGATAAG GTCTTCTCAATCAGAGATGCTGCTGCTAACAACTTGAAGCGGCTTGCAGAGGAGTTTGGTCCTGAGTGGGCCATGCACCATATAATTCCTCAG GTGCTGGAAAAGATAAACAACTCACACTACCTGTATCGCATGACAATTCTGCAAGCTATCTCATTGTTGGCCCCAGTAATGGGTGCAGAAATCACTTGTCAAAAGCTGCTTCCAGTTGTCATTAATTCCTCAAAGGACAG GGTCCCTAACATCAAGTTCAATGTTGCAAAAGTATTGCAGTCGCTTATACCATTCCTCGATCAATCT ACCGTGAGGCCATGCCTTGTTGAGCTCAGCGAGGATCCTGATGTGGATGTAAGATACTATGCAAACCAGGCACTGCAGGCGTGCGATCAAATGATGGTGTCAAGCTAA
- the LOC120660190 gene encoding serine/threonine-protein phosphatase 2A 65 kDa regulatory subunit A beta isoform-like isoform X1, protein MAMIDELLYPIAVLIDELKNEDIQLRLNSIRKLSTIARALGEERTRKELIPFLSENNDDEDEVLLAMAEELGVFIPYVGGVEHAHVLLPPLETLCTVEETCVREKAVESLCRVGAQMKESDIVDWFIPAVKRLAAGEWFTARVSSCGLFHIAYPSAPDQLKAELRTIYGQLCQDDMPMVRRAAASNLGKFAATVEQSHLKTEIMSIFDDLTQDDQDSVRLLAVEGCAALGKLLEPQDCVAHILPVIVNFSQDKSWRVRYMVANQLYELCEAVGPEPTRADLVPAYVRLLRDNEAEVRIAAAGKVTKFCRILSPQLAIQHILPCVKELSSDSSQHVRSALASVIMGMAPVLGKDATIEQLLPIFLSLLKDEFPDVRLNIISKLDQVNQVIGIDLLSQSLLPAIVELAEDRHWRVRLAIIEYIPLLASQLGVGFFDDKLGALCMQWLEDKVFSIRDAAANNLKRLAEEFGPEWAMHHIIPQVLEKINNSHYLYRMTILQAISLLAPVMGAEITCQKLLPVVINSSKDRVPNIKFNVAKVLQSLIPFLDQSVVEKTVRPCLVELSEDPDVDVRYYANQALQACDQMMVSS, encoded by the exons ATGGCTATGATTGATGAGCTTCTGTATCCCATTGCTGTATTGATTGACGAGCTTAAGAATGAGGATATCCAATTGCGTCTAAACTCAATCAGAAAACTTTCCACAATTGCTCGGGCGCTTGGGGAAGAAAGAACCAGAAAGGAACTGATTCCATTTCTTAGTGAAAACAATGACGATGAAGATGAGGTGCTTCTTGCAATGGCCGAGgaattgggtgtgttcattcctTATGTTGGGGGTGTAGAACATGCTCATGTTTTGCTTCCACCATTGGAGACATTGTGTACGGTGGAGGAAACTTGTGTCCGCGAAAAGGCAGTAGAATCTCTGTGCCGTGTTGGTGCACAGATGAAGGAAAGTGACATTGTCGACTGGTTCATTCCAGCAGTAAAG AGGCTAGCAGCAGGTGAGTGGTTTACAGCTCGGGTATCATCCTGTGGTCTTTTCCACATAGCCTATCCAAGTGCACCGGACCAACTGAAAGCAGAATTGAGGACTATATATGGTCAGCTATGTCAGGATGACATGCCTATGGTCAGAAGAGCTGCTGCATCAAATCTTGGAAAGTTTGCTGCCACAGTTGAACAGAGTCATCTGAAGACAGAAATAATGTCTATATTTGATGATCTAACCCAAGATG ATCAAGATTCAGTGCGTTTGTTGGCTGTTGAAGGCTGTGCTGCTCTTGGTAAATTGTTGGAACCACAAGATTGTGTAGCACATATTCTCCCAGTTATCGTCAATTTTTCCCAG GATAAATCCTGGCGTGTTCGTTATATGGTTGCCAATCAATTGTATGAGCTCTGTGAGGCTGTTGGCCCTGAGCCTACAAG AGCTGATTTAGTGCCTGCATATGTTCGTCTCCTTCGTGACAATGAGGCTGAAGTGCGGATAGCAGCTGCTGGAAAAGTTACTAAGTTCTGTCGCATATTAAGTCCGCAGCTTGCAATCCAACATATTCTTCCATGTGTTAAG GAATTGTCATCAGATTCGTCCCAGCATGTTCGTTCAGCTTTGGCTTCAGTCATTATGGGGATGGCTCCTGTATTGGGGAAG GATGCTACCATTGAACAGCTTCttcctatttttctttctttgttgaAGGATGAGTTTCCTGATGTTCGACTCAACATAATCAGCAAACTTGATCAAGTTAATCAG GTTATTGGAATTGATTTGCTGTCTCAATCACTGCTACCAGCCATTGTAGAACTTGCAGAGGATAGGCACTGGAGAGTCCGGCTTGCAATAATTGAGTACATCCCATTGTTGGCAAGTCAGTTAGGTGTTGGGTTTTTTGATGACAAGTTGGGTGCACTCTGCATGCAATGGTTGGAAGATAAG GTCTTCTCAATCAGAGATGCTGCTGCTAACAACTTGAAGCGGCTTGCAGAGGAGTTTGGTCCTGAGTGGGCCATGCACCATATAATTCCTCAG GTGCTGGAAAAGATAAACAACTCACACTACCTGTATCGCATGACAATTCTGCAAGCTATCTCATTGTTGGCCCCAGTAATGGGTGCAGAAATCACTTGTCAAAAGCTGCTTCCAGTTGTCATTAATTCCTCAAAGGACAG GGTCCCTAACATCAAGTTCAATGTTGCAAAAGTATTGCAGTCGCTTATACCATTCCTCGATCAATCT GTTGTGGAGAAGACCGTGAGGCCATGCCTTGTTGAGCTCAGCGAGGATCCTGATGTGGATGTAAGATACTATGCAAACCAGGCACTGCAGGCGTGCGATCAAATGATGGTGTCAAGCTAA